One Dermacentor andersoni chromosome 6, qqDerAnde1_hic_scaffold, whole genome shotgun sequence genomic window carries:
- the LOC126522104 gene encoding uncharacterized protein gives MGGKGGGIGHSVCAILYTHTGEEEEEARAGRGLAWLGEGARVAGPSCSSSRSSTPAPGRVWSTEAGTSGCSSSTVPARGSGPQPFASRRCNSPAGELATVWRKGPPSGSSCSRQDGGPAQLGRRSSQRHRCRCSQCCRDGSRENHKRLVGAARSFDDLEPHQPYPHCRNANRRRPRSTNRGRYGSSHRFVTSDDYRCASVSPPPSPAGDKLCQSHPSSTQFKVVLDVRQFNPEDLTVKTCGKHAVIQAVRTEDRGRKGIVVKEFTRRYLLPDGADCDRVSCSLTEDGFLTVDVPMKDPPLVENERVVPITVIHGSSGAGGAVGQQGGQSLPSGQQPCQEYKKNQSYRRPSRLSLHSTDDIG, from the exons ATGGGTGGGAAGGGGGGAGGTATCGGCCACTCT GTATGCGCCATCTTGTATACACATacaggagaagaggaagaagaggctCGCGCTGGCCGTGGCCTCGCGTGGCTGGGAGAAGGAGCGCGCGTCGCCGGCCCGtcgtgcagcagcagcaggagcagcacgCCAGCCCCAGGTCGCGTCTGGAGCACGGAGGCCGGCACCTCCGGCTGCTCGTCCTCAACCGTGCCCGCCCGCGGCAGTGGCCCGCAGCCCTTCGCCAGTCGCCGCTGCAACAGCCCCGCCGGCGAGCTGGCGACCGTGTGGCGAAAGGGGCCTCCCAGCGGCTCCAGTTGCTCGCGGCAAGACGGCGGTCCGGCCCAGCTCGGCCGCCGCTCGTCGCAG CGGCACCGGTGCCGGTGCAGCCAGTGCTGTCGCGACGGCTCGCGGGAGAACCACAAGCGGCTGGTGGGCGCGGCGCGCAGCTTCGACGACCTCGAGCCGCACCAGCCGTACCCCCACTGCCGCAACGCCAATCGGCGCCGGCCCAGGAGCACCAACCGGGGTCGCTACGGCAGCAGCCACAGGTTCGTGACGTCGGACGACTACCGCTGCGCGTCGGTGTCGCCGCCCCCATCGCCGGCGGGGGACAAGCTCTGCCAGTCTCACCCGTCCTCCACACAG TTCAAGGTGGTGCTCGACGTGCGGCAGTTCAACCCCGAGGACCTGACGGTGAAGACGTGTGGAAAGCACGCCGTCATCCAGGCCGTGCGCACCGAGGACCGCGGCCGCAAGGGCATCGTCGTCAAAGAGTTCACGCGCCGATACCTGCTGCCGGACGGCGCGGACTGCGACCGCGTCTCGTGCTCCCTCACCGAGGACGGCTTCCTCACGGTAGACGTGCCCATGAAGGACCCGCCGCTGGTCGAGAACGAGCGGGTCGTGCCCATCACCGTCATACACGGCAGCAGCGGCGCAGGTGGCGCAGTCGGCCAGCAGGGCGGTCAGTCGCTGCCCTCGGGACAGCAGCCGTGCCAGGAGTACAAGAAGAACCAGTCCTACCGGAGACCCTCGAGACTCAGCCTGCACTCGACTGACGACATCGGCTAG
- the LOC126521951 gene encoding NPC intracellular cholesterol transporter 2-like: MAQRSASMYRATFLALVATALAGQCEAAWKSCSANNGQVLDLTVNTPCNKDRYVLQKGTNVTLNVQFWSSVDSDHVTVRAHGFVMGVPIPLKMPNEDGCKNSGIECPVKNGEKYAYVQQFEVKPSYPKMSANLRWALGDSNGGTVACVILPVDIV; the protein is encoded by the coding sequence ATGGCGCAGCGTTCCGCATCAATGTATCGCGCGACGTTCCTCGCCCTTGTGGCCACGGCTCTGGCGGGCCAGTGCGAGGCCGCATGGAAATCCTGCTCGGCAAACAACGGGCAAGTGCTAGACCTGACGGTGAACACACCCTGCAACAAGGACCGCTACGTCCTCCAGAAGGGCACCAACGTCACGCTCAACGTCCAGTTCTGGTCCTCCGTGGACAGCGACCACGTGACTGTGCGCGCGCACGGCTTCGTGATGGGAGTGCCGATCCCGCTCAAGATGCCCAACGAAGACGGCTGCAAGAACAGCGGCATCGAGTGCCCCGTGAAGAATGGCGAAAAGTACGCGTACGTGCAGCAGTTCGAGGTGAAGCCTTCCTACCCCAAGATGAGCGCTAACCTGAGGTGGGCGCTCGGCGATTCGAACGGTGGCACGGTGGCCTGCGTGATCTTGCCCGTGGACATCGTCTAG